A single window of Treponema denticola ATCC 35405 DNA harbors:
- a CDS encoding thiamine ABC transporter substrate-binding protein, which yields MKNHLRSILIFSFLIIGCAALFAGGAKESDGTKVVVYTTKSFAADYGPGPKIAELFKAKTGKEVEYVICKEGILNRVILEGKASTADVLIGIDNHLIEKARKAKVLKAYKPTAADKIDSAVLIADDWLLTPFDYGYFAFMFDTKAKIKKPSSLKELIEPAYAKKIVILDPSSSTTGLGLAAWTRAVFGDNYLDFWKALKPNIFAMAPKWSTGYGYFTAGEAPIAISYTSSLASHVLYDKTDRFQPLIFEEGHIIQIEGMGIAANAANTKGAKEFIDFMLTEEAQSLLPETQFMYPVIKGLALPASYKDVPKPAKVLRIPSEDQTESVNAVINVLQK from the coding sequence ATGAAAAATCATTTACGCTCTATTTTAATTTTCTCTTTTTTAATTATCGGTTGTGCCGCTCTTTTTGCAGGCGGTGCAAAAGAATCTGACGGAACAAAGGTTGTAGTTTACACAACAAAATCCTTTGCTGCCGACTACGGCCCCGGTCCGAAAATTGCCGAACTCTTTAAGGCAAAAACGGGCAAAGAAGTTGAGTACGTTATCTGCAAAGAAGGCATTTTAAACAGAGTCATACTGGAAGGTAAGGCCTCTACAGCGGATGTCCTCATCGGTATAGATAACCACCTTATCGAAAAAGCCCGCAAGGCAAAAGTTTTAAAAGCCTACAAACCTACGGCCGCAGACAAGATAGATTCAGCTGTTCTTATTGCCGATGACTGGCTTTTAACCCCCTTTGACTACGGCTATTTTGCATTTATGTTCGATACAAAAGCCAAAATCAAAAAGCCCTCATCCTTAAAAGAGCTGATCGAGCCTGCTTATGCAAAAAAGATTGTTATTTTGGATCCGAGTTCCAGCACAACAGGACTGGGCTTGGCCGCTTGGACAAGGGCTGTTTTTGGAGATAATTACCTAGACTTTTGGAAGGCCCTCAAGCCAAATATCTTTGCCATGGCTCCCAAGTGGAGTACGGGCTACGGCTATTTTACAGCCGGAGAAGCTCCCATAGCCATTTCTTACACAAGCAGCCTAGCTTCCCATGTTTTATATGATAAAACAGACCGATTTCAACCATTGATTTTTGAAGAAGGACATATTATTCAAATTGAAGGTATGGGTATTGCCGCCAATGCAGCTAATACTAAAGGAGCAAAGGAATTTATAGACTTTATGCTGACGGAAGAAGCTCAAAGCCTCCTTCCCGAAACCCAGTTTATGTATCCCGTTATCAAGGGACTTGCTCTTCCTGCTTCTTATAAGGATGTTCCCAAACCTGCAAAAGTTTTGCGTATTCCTTCAGAAGATCAAACCGAATCGGTAAATGCCGTAATCAATGTTTTACAAAAATAA